One stretch of Zingiber officinale cultivar Zhangliang chromosome 6B, Zo_v1.1, whole genome shotgun sequence DNA includes these proteins:
- the LOC121989768 gene encoding pentatricopeptide repeat-containing protein At2g34400-like, with protein sequence MLKSKLLKPPPPPPPSYASPSRHRHHRILSLLKQCTTLRCFKQIHAHMLTLAVRKPNDLLARLLLLGDLPYSLLLFSQNPRPNDFSFNLVIRALVTLYSRFPLALEFYLRMLRSGLRPDHYTFPFVLLAAANLQSLYHGLSAHASIFKLALHDVDHVQHSLLTMYARCGQVGLARKLFGEIAVRDSVSWNSMLSGYAKMGCAGEAVELFRRMRSEGLVEPDEVTLVSVLAACGDLGDVSLGMWLEELVGEYGLVLNSFLGSSMIDMYGKCGDLDSARRVFDRLAKKDLVAWNAMITGYAQNGLSNEAIKLFHTMRKKGIEPDKITIVGVLSACASVGALELGMSLDAYASRNDLYNNVYVGTALVDMYAKCGNLVRAMEVFENLPHRNLFTWNAIISAFAFNGQGEESISLFSRMLADKQGLLPDDITFIGLLSACVHSGLVDEGRRWFGFMQSTYGIVPKIEHYSCMVDLFARAGLLDEAWEFLEKMPQKPDAVALGAMLSACRYHKNAKIGEKIAKRILELEPSNSANYVISSKMFAGSKRWKDSARMIGLMRERGVAKTPGCSWIEVSDRVHEFHAGDRMHLRATEIFDMIDLAVDEMKMEGYTPKID encoded by the exons GGCACCACCGTATCCTCTCTCTGCTCAAGCAATGCACCACCCTCCGCTGCTTCAAGCAGATCCACGCCCACATGCTCACCCTCGCCGTCCGCAAGCCCAACGACCTCCTCGCCAGGCTCCTCCTCCTCGGCGACCTCCCCTACTCCCTCCTCCTTTTTTCCCAGAACCCCCGCCCCAACGACTTTTCCTTCAACCTCGTGATCCGCGCCCTTGTCACTCTCTACTCACGCTTTCCTCTCGCCCTCGAGTTCTACCTCCGCATGCTCCGCTCCGGCCTCCGGCCCGACCACTACACCTTCCCCTTCGTCCTCCTCGCCGCCGCCAACCTCCAGTCCTTGTACCACGGCCTCTCCGCCCACGCCTCCATCTTCAAGCTCGCCCTTCACGACGTCGACCACGTCCAGCACTCTCTGCTCACCATGTACGCGCGGTGCGGCCAGGTGGGCCTCGCCCGCAAGCTGTTCGGTGAAATCGCCGTGAGAGATTCGGTCTCCTGGAATTCGATGCTTTCAGGGTACGCGAAGATGGGTTGCGCCGGGGAGGCGGTGGAGCTGTTCCGGAGGATGCGATCAGAAGGACTGGTCGAGCCGGACGAGGTCACTCTGGTGAGTGTCTTGGCGGCGTGCGGGGACTTGGGGGACGTGAGTTTGGGCATGTGGTTGGAGGAGCTGGTGGGGGAGTATGGATTGGTCCTGAACTCGTTTCTTGGGTCTTCAATGATTGATATGTATGGTAAATGCGGGGATTTGGACTCAGCAAGGAGGGTTTTTGATAGACTGGCAAAGAAGGATTTGGTTGCATGGAACGCAATGATCACAGG GTATGCTCAGAATGGTTTATCGAATGAAGCCATTAAATTATTTCACACCATGAGGAAGAAAGGGATTGAACCTGACAAAATCACAATTGTAGGTGTTCTATCAGCTTGCGCTTCGGTTGGGGCACTAGAGCTAGGCATGTCCCTTGATGCATATGCGTCAAGAAATGACCTATATAATAATGTTTATGTCGGAACAGCTTTGGTTGACATGTATGCAAAATGTGGAAATTTAGTTCGAGCTATGGAAGTCTTCGAAAACTTGCCTCACAGGAACCTATTCACATGGAATGCTATCATCTCTGCGTTTGCTTTCAATGGGCAAGGCGAAGAGTCTATTTCGTTGTTCTCCAGAATGCTTGCTGATAAGCAAGGGCTTCTGCCTGATGATATTACCTTTATAGGTTTACTTTCGGCATGTGTACATTCAGGCTTAGTGGATGAAGGCCGTCGTTGGTTTGGTTTCATGCAGTCAACGTATGGAATTGTTCCAAAGATTGAGCATTATTCCTGCATGGTCGACCTTTTTGCACGTGCTGGACTATTGGATGAAGCATGGGAGTTCCTGGAGAAAATGCCTCAAAAACCTGATGCAGTTGCCTTAGGAGCTATGCTTAGTGCTTGTCGCTATCACAAGAATGCTAAAATAGGAGAGAAAATTGCAAAGAGGATCCTTGAATTGGAGCCTTCGAACTCAGCAAACTATGTCATTTCTTCTAAAATGTTTGCAGGCTCAAAGAGATGGAAGGATTCAGCCAGGATGATAGGGCTCATGAGGGAGAGGGGCGTAGCGAAGACTCCTGGTTGCAGCTGGATCGAGGTCAGTGACCGAGTCCATGAATTCCATGCAGGTGACAGGATGCATCTCAGAGCTACAGAGATTTTTGATATGATTGACTTAGCAGTCGATGAGATGAAGATGGAAGGTTACACTCCAAAGATTGACTAA